A stretch of DNA from Parafrankia irregularis:
TGTTCGCGGTGGGTGCGGCGTATGTGCCGGTCGATGCGGAGCTGCCCGATGATCGGATCGGTTACATGCTCGATGTGGCGGGTCCGACGGTCACGCTCGTCACTGATCGTGATGTGGCACGGCTCGGGTCCGCGGCGGGGCGGGTGGTGAATCTCGACGATGCGGTGGTGTGCGCGCGGATCGCGGAGCTGGCGGATGGGCCGGTCACCGTGGCCGAGCGCGGTGGGGAGGTGTCGCTGGATCATCTGGCGTACATCATCTTCACGTCCGGCTCGACGGGCCGACCGAAGGGTGTCGCGGTCGGTTATCGGGGTCTGACGAACATGTACGCGAACCATGTGGAGAAGATCTTCGATCGTGTGGTGGCCCATCAGGGCGGGCGGCGGATGCGGATCGCGCATACGACGTCGTTTTCGTTCGATGCGTCGTGGGAGCAGTTGTTCTGGCTGCTCAACGGCCACTCGGTGTATGTGATCAACGAGGAGATGCGCCGGGATCCGCAGCAGCTGCTCGCGTATTACGACGATCAGCGTATCGATGGGTTCGACGTGACTCCCTCGTACGGGCAGGTGCTCGTTGACGAGGGTTTGCTGGAGCGTGACCGGCCGGCGGGTCGATCGGTGTCGGCGGACGCGACGGGTGTGGTGTTCGTGTCGCTTGGCGGTGAGGCGGTTCCCGAGCGGCTGTGGCAGCAGTTGCGAGATGCCCCGGGTGTGGAGTCGTACAACCTGTACGGGCCGACCGAGTACACGATCAATGCGCTCGGCGCGGATCTCGCTGACAGTCCGAACCCGAGTGTGGGTACGCCGATCTTCAACACGCGGGCGTACATCCTGGATCAGAACCTGCAGTTTGCCCTGCCCGGTGTTCCGGGTGAGCTGTATCTCGCGGGTGTGGGTAGTGCGCGCGGCTACTGGGAGCAGTCCGCCCTCGCCGCCGAGAGGTTCGTGGCGTGTCCGTGGGAGGCGGGGGCGCGGATGTATCGCACGGGCGATCTGGCCCGGTGGAACGACGAGGGGCGTATTGATTTCCTCGGTCGTGTCGACGAGCAGACCAAGATCCGCGGGTATCGGATCGAGCCAGGGGAGATCCGTGACGTGCTGGAGGCGCACCCGGAGGTCGCGCGTGCTGAGGTCATCGCGGCGGACCATCCTTCCGGAGGGAAGTTTCTCGCTGCCTACGTGACCACGGCTCGCATTGATACCAGCGATGACGCGCTCCGCCGGTCACTCCGTGAGTACGCCGCACAGCACCTCCCCGACTACATGATCCCGGCATCCTACAATCGGCTTGAGACGTTCCCGCTGACCACGACTGGCAAGCTCGACCGGAACGCATTGCCCGCCCCCGATCTCGGGCAATCGACCGCCCACGGGCGTGCACCCGAGACCGACGCGGAGCGAGATATCCTGGCCGCCGTCCGCGACCTGCTGGGTTTGGGTGACGGAGCGGGGTTGTCGGTTGAGGATGACTTCTTCCAGCTGGGCGGGGACAGCATTCTGTCAATCCAGTTGGTATCCCGAATGCGACGCATGGGTGTCGTCATCTCGGCCGCGGACGTGTTCTCGACACGGACGGTGGCCGGGCTGGCTCGCCTTTCGGATGCGCGTCAGTCGGAGTTGGCAGCGGAGCGCACCGTCCCCCTGAAGGATCTGCGATCCTCCAGGCTGTGGCCGATCGCCAACAAGGAAGTGGATTTGCCCGGCTTCTCGACGTTGGTGCAGGCGGTTACTTTCGTGGTGCCACCCGGAATGACGCACGACACATTGTTGCGCGTGCTGAACCGCGTCGTAGCGCATCATGCGGCTCTGGGCGGTCGCCTCGTGGTAGATGCCGACGGATCCTTCCGGTTCGAGGTTCCTGCCCGCTCTCCTGAAGTCGCGAAGGATCGGATGGTGATCGAAGCGCTGGGGCCCGCGTGGCCGGATCCGACGTGGCGCAGCGGCAATCGTGCGCGTGTGGAGGAACTGGCGCGTTCTCTGCACCTCGATGCCGGCGTCCTGTGGCGGGCAGTCTGGTACACGGGTTCTGCCGATGCGACAAGCCGTCTACTGCTGGTGATGCATCACCTGGTCGTCGATGGGGTGTCGTGGCGAGTTCTTGGGGATGATCTTCGGCAGGCGTGGGAGTTGGAGACCGGCCGCACTGCTGAGCCACTGCTGCCGGTAGGCACGAGCCTGCTGAACTGGGCTGAGATGCTCGCGGGCCGGGCCGCTGAGCCGGATGTGAGGGCGCAGACAGACTACTGGGCCGAGACCGTCACGACGGATGACCCGTTGCTGGGTTCCCGTGCGCTGGACGCGGCGCTCGACACACGCGCCACAGCGAAGGTGCTCGTGATCCAAGTGCCCGCGAGAGTCGCCGGCCCAGTGCTGAAGGAGGTGCCTGGTGCACTGGCGGCCGAGATCAACGATGTGCTGCTCGGCTCGTTGACGATCGCGGTCGGGGCATGGCGAGCGAGGCGAGGGGTCGGTCATCGGCGTGTGCTGATCGGACTTGAGGGTCACGGGCGCGAAGAGACGTTCGTGCCCGGTAGTGATCTTTCCCGCACTGTGGGGTGGTTCACGACGTGGTTCCCAGTCGGACTGGACACCGTCGACATCGATCCCGTCACGGCCCTGACGGATCCGGGAGCTTCCGCGGATGTGGTGAGGCATGTGAATGAGCAACTGCGGGCGGTACCCGATCGCGGCATCGGCTACGGGGTGCTCCGAGAGCTCGCTCCTGACAGCGCGGGCCGATTGGTCGACGGCCTTGTGCCACAGATCGGATTCAACTACCTCGGCCAGTTCGGCCCCGGCGGCGCCGTGAGGGACAGCGCATGGGAGATGGCCCCAGAGTCTCCTGGGATCGTCGGTTCCGCGGACAGGACGATGCCTCTGTTCGCCGTGTTGGACATTTCTTTGGTTGCGGTACAGAACGCTGAGAACAACGAGTGGACGTTGAGGGGCAACATCGTTTATGCGGCGGGGATCCTCAGCGAGGCGGAAGTGAGCGAACTGCTGGAGCTGTGGGTGCAGTCGCTTGAGACGTTGACGTCCTGCACCACAGAGGCGGGCGTCCGGAACAGCGGTTTCGGTAACCCAGAGGAGGATCATGAAGATCAGCGATAACCGAGTACTGGCCGACGTCGCCGATGTCCTGTATATCGAGGCGAACGAGGTGGATCAGAACGCCGACCTGCGCAAACAGGGAATGGACTCCGTCCGGCTCATGGAACTGGTCGAGCGGTGGCGCAGCGCCGGCGCGGAGGGCATCGACTTCATGACGCTCGCTGAAGATCAACGGGTGTCACGTTGGCTTGAGGTGCTGGCGGCGTCGACGAACGATGATGCCGAGTCCTCTGCGTGAATCTCGTCCACCACGGGCGGGTATGACGACCGGTTGCGCGATCTTCCCGTCCCTCCCCGACAAGGAGACGCCATGCCCACGATGCTCGTGAACGGAATCACCCTGCGCTACGACGAGTATGGCGATGCTGCCGACCCTCTCGTCGTGTTGGTGATGGGAACGGGAGCCAAGGGGCAGGTGTGGACGCCGCACCAGGTGCCCGCCCTCGTCGAGGCGGGGTACCGGGTCGTCACCTACGACAACCGGGGCATCAGCCCGGTGCCCGGGCAGACTGCCACGTCGTGCCCCGACATCGTCGTCCCAGAGCTCGTTGACGATCTCGCCGCGCTCATCGAGCGCTTCGGCGCCCCGGCGCACGTGATCGGAACCTCGCTCGGAGCGCGGGTCGTGCAGGAGTTGCTCCTCGAGCGCCCCGATCTCGTGCGCCGGGCGGTCGCGATGGGTGGTCACGCACGCATCGACGACGTCGGACAGATGCTCACCCGGGGCGAGCAGGAGTTGTTCGACCAATCGATCGTGTTGCCGAAGGCGTATAAGGCAGCGGTCGATGCTCTGCTGAACTTATCGCCCGCGACATTGCGAGATGAGACGAAAGCGAACGACTGGCTAGCGGTTATGGAGTACTCTGCGGCTCCGACGTCGTCGGGTGAGCGTGGCCAACTCGGCGCTTCCGAACGGCTCGGAGACCGCGGTGCGGCGTACAGGGAGATCGTCCGGCCGTTGCTGGTGATCGGTTTCGCCGACGACTTGATGATCCCGGCATACCTCGGACGCGAGCTTGCCGATATCGTCCCGACTGCCCGGTATGTTGAGGTGCCCGACACGGGACACTACGGTTATCTCGAGCAGCCCGAAGCGGTGAACCGGGTCGTCCTCGACTTTCTCGCCGAGCCCGAGGAGTCGGCCGTCGGCTGACGGCGATGAAACTTCTTCATCTCGGGATCCGGAACATCTCGACGAAGCGAGGAGGTGGGATCGGTGCGGGAACCCGCGGGTGGAGGAAGGTGCCGAATACGTGGTCATCCTGTTTCCTGGCCGGCTGCAGCTCATTAGTGCGACTACAGCCTGCGCGTGCCGGGGCTGGAGGGCCGCATCTTTCTCAGCGGGGGAGTCCAGCACAGCCACGGCGTCAGCTCGTCGCTGCTGTCGACCCTGGCCGTGCGCGCCGGCGTCATTCTCGAGGTCACGGTCCCCACGCACAGATCCCACATGGCGACGGGCAGCTGACGGCCGTCCCACCAGCAGAAGGAGAGCGCACGATGGCTAAGAACCCGTTCGACGACGAGGATGGCACGTTCTACGCGCTCATCAACCATGAGGAGCAGTACTCGCTCTGGCCCACGTTCAAGCCGGTGCCCGGCGGCTGGGCCATCGTCTACGGCGAGCCGGATGGCAGACCCAGGCGCGAGGTGCTCGACTGGATCGACCAGACCTGGACCGACCTGCGACCCAAGTCGCTACGCGACTTCATTGCCAGCCACGAAGTCGCGAGAGCTGCCACAGGCGAGTAACCGGACGGCGGTGTCGCGCTCGGTCCACAGCGGTGACCCTGCCGGGCAGGTCTGGGCCGACGTGATGGCAACGACTCTGCTCGACGCGCACCACGCCGCGTGCGTGGCCCGTCGCGCAGACCAGACTGGCCCTGGAGGTGCTCGGGAAGATCCGTAACCACTACTTCGGCGCACTCGGGCGGGGTGAGGCTGACAACCACGGCAGGCGCAGCCCGCTGGCCGCCGAGGCGAGGACGCTGATCCGCCGGTTCCGCCGTTACGAGGACATGATCCTGCGATTCGCAACCAAACTGACGGCTCCCGTCTCAAACAAATCTCTCGGAGCGTGATGTCCGACCGGTCAAAAGTGCAACAGAGGGTATCCGAGGGCCGCTGGTGTACACCCAAGAGCCTGGCCGACCTCGCCGTCGTGCATTCCTATCTGTCGACCGCCACGAAATAGGGCGTCGACACGCCCGATGCGCTTACCCGACTGTTAACCACCGGCGACTGCCTCCCACCCGCCGCCAATCCCGACGGACGATCCCGCGCCCCGCGCAGCCACCCGTGGGCCACAACCACCCACCCCTCCAGTGGCCATTCCAGCCTGCGTAAATACAGGGACCGAGCCTTCTCGCCCGAGCTAGATGGGCTTGTGTCGATCGAATGAGTTAGGTTAGCCTTCCCTTATGACTAAAGTTGCCGTGCTGGGAGCGCAGGGGCGCATGGGCCGGGCATCGGTTCGTGCAATCGAGGCCGCTTCCGACATGAACGTGGTCGCCGAGATCGATGTCGATGACGACCTGCGAGAGACCGTCGACATGAAGGCCGACGTCGTGCTCGTGTTCTCCCCGCCGGGAGTGGCACACGAACAGGTCCAGTGGTGCATCGAGCAGGGGATTCACGTCGTGGTGGGAACATCCGGCTTCGATGACGATGCTGTCCAGAAAATTCGCGCCGCACTCATCGAACGTGATGAAGTCAACGTTTTCGTCGTCCCGAACTTCTCGGTGGGCGCGGTGCTCCTGACCCAGTTCGCGGCGAAGGCCGCCCCGCTCTTCGAGTCTGTCGAGATCATCGAGATGCACCATCCCGACAAGGTGGACGCACCATCGGGTACGGCACAGCACACGGCCGAACTGATCGCTCGCGCTCGTGCGGAAGCAGGTTCCGCTCCCTCGCCCGATGCCACCTCTCGCGACCCGAATGGAACGCGCGGCGGGCGGATCGAGGGAGTCAACGTCCACGCGGTGCGTGTACGCGGTTTCATGTCTTCACAAGAGGTGCTGTTCGGATCCGAAGGCGAGATCCTGAGACTGCGCTATGACTCCGTCACACGTGATTCCCTCATGCCCGGAGTGCTCGCCGCGCTCCGCGCCGTCCAGGGTCTCCCCGGGGTGACGGTCGGCCTCGAAGCCGTGCTGAGCCTGGGCTGAACACGATTCGAAACGGATGACAGTCTGAACCTCCTGCGCGAACTCGCTCTTCGATGACCGGGTCGGCATCGGCAGTTCCATGCGGCGCCGACCCCGCCAGGACACGAGACGCTGACACCCGAGGAAGACCGATGAGCATCCAACCGCTGACCCTTGACGGCGTCGTGCCCTATCCGCCAAAGACCGTGGCTGAGTATCTTTCAAATGGATACTGGCACGATCAGACGCTTCCGGAGTTGCTTTTTGCCGCGGCGGAACGCCATCCCGACAAGCTCGCGGTCATCGACCGCGACACCCGGCTGAGCTATAGGCAACTCACGGATGAGGTCCTGCGCCTCGCGGCCGGTCTGCAGCATCTGGGACTGGGTCGTGGCGACCGAGTGGTCGTGCATCTGCCCAACACCTACGAATACATCGCGTTCCTCTTCGCCCTGTGGGAGCTCGGCGTGATTCCCGTGGTCGCGCCCATCGCGCACCGTCGCGCGGAGATCGAACACTTCATCGAGATTGCCGAGGCGCGCACCTACATCACCGTCGCATCGGACAGCGGGACCGATCTCGCTGCGTTGGCGGCTGACCTGAAGGGCCGTTGGGCCCATCTGGACCACACAGTGATCCTCGATCGCCGCGGCGGCGGCGCCGAGTACGACGCCCTGCTTTCGAAAGGATCGCTCGAGCACGTGCGGCGATGCAGCCCGCAGGACGTCGCGCTGCTGCAGATGTCGGGCGGTACGACGGGCGTTCCGAAGCTGATGCCGCATACCCATCACACGTACGGCTATGCACTGCGCAGAAGCGTCGGGGAAAGGGGCATTACCGAGCGGACGGTGCATCTGCTGGTCATGCCGATCTGTCACAGTATGTCGACGCGTTCGCCCGGCTTCCTCGGCGCGTTCAGTGCGGGCGCAACGATCGTGATCGCGCCGAACGGCAGCCCCGACGTGGCGTTCCCGCTGATCGAGAAGCACCGCGCGAACCGCGTGACGTTGGTGCCCCCGATCCTGCTGGCCTGGCTGAACTCGTCGCTGCGCGGTGCCTACGACCTCTCCAGCATGCGTGTGGTCATGTGCGGAGGCGCGAAGCTGAGCGAGGAGGTGGCGCGGCGGGTCGAGCCGGAGCTCGGCATGGAGCTGTCTCAAAGCTTCGGGATGGGCGAAGGCCTGGTCGTCAGCAACCCTCCGGACATCGATCGGGAGACCCGCGTGCGATACCAGGGCCGGCCGGCCTCGGAGGCTGACGAGATCCGGGTCATAGACGACGAGGGAAACGACGTGGCGCCCGGGGTGCCCGGTCACCTCCTGACGCGGGGGCCGTCGGTGATCCGCGGCTACTATCGCAACCCCGAGCAAAATGCCCTAGCGTTCACCAGCGACGGCTTCTACCGCACTGGTGACA
This window harbors:
- a CDS encoding non-ribosomal peptide synthetase — its product is MLRSPGEIALVAGARSFTFAGLSAEVNRYARLLLERGVRQEHRVALLLPRDERMVIAMFAVFAVGAAYVPVDAELPDDRIGYMLDVAGPTVTLVTDRDVARLGSAAGRVVNLDDAVVCARIAELADGPVTVAERGGEVSLDHLAYIIFTSGSTGRPKGVAVGYRGLTNMYANHVEKIFDRVVAHQGGRRMRIAHTTSFSFDASWEQLFWLLNGHSVYVINEEMRRDPQQLLAYYDDQRIDGFDVTPSYGQVLVDEGLLERDRPAGRSVSADATGVVFVSLGGEAVPERLWQQLRDAPGVESYNLYGPTEYTINALGADLADSPNPSVGTPIFNTRAYILDQNLQFALPGVPGELYLAGVGSARGYWEQSALAAERFVACPWEAGARMYRTGDLARWNDEGRIDFLGRVDEQTKIRGYRIEPGEIRDVLEAHPEVARAEVIAADHPSGGKFLAAYVTTARIDTSDDALRRSLREYAAQHLPDYMIPASYNRLETFPLTTTGKLDRNALPAPDLGQSTAHGRAPETDAERDILAAVRDLLGLGDGAGLSVEDDFFQLGGDSILSIQLVSRMRRMGVVISAADVFSTRTVAGLARLSDARQSELAAERTVPLKDLRSSRLWPIANKEVDLPGFSTLVQAVTFVVPPGMTHDTLLRVLNRVVAHHAALGGRLVVDADGSFRFEVPARSPEVAKDRMVIEALGPAWPDPTWRSGNRARVEELARSLHLDAGVLWRAVWYTGSADATSRLLLVMHHLVVDGVSWRVLGDDLRQAWELETGRTAEPLLPVGTSLLNWAEMLAGRAAEPDVRAQTDYWAETVTTDDPLLGSRALDAALDTRATAKVLVIQVPARVAGPVLKEVPGALAAEINDVLLGSLTIAVGAWRARRGVGHRRVLIGLEGHGREETFVPGSDLSRTVGWFTTWFPVGLDTVDIDPVTALTDPGASADVVRHVNEQLRAVPDRGIGYGVLRELAPDSAGRLVDGLVPQIGFNYLGQFGPGGAVRDSAWEMAPESPGIVGSADRTMPLFAVLDISLVAVQNAENNEWTLRGNIVYAAGILSEAEVSELLELWVQSLETLTSCTTEAGVRNSGFGNPEEDHEDQR
- a CDS encoding phosphopantetheine-binding protein, producing the protein MKISDNRVLADVADVLYIEANEVDQNADLRKQGMDSVRLMELVERWRSAGAEGIDFMTLAEDQRVSRWLEVLAASTNDDAESSA
- a CDS encoding alpha/beta fold hydrolase — its product is MPTMLVNGITLRYDEYGDAADPLVVLVMGTGAKGQVWTPHQVPALVEAGYRVVTYDNRGISPVPGQTATSCPDIVVPELVDDLAALIERFGAPAHVIGTSLGARVVQELLLERPDLVRRAVAMGGHARIDDVGQMLTRGEQELFDQSIVLPKAYKAAVDALLNLSPATLRDETKANDWLAVMEYSAAPTSSGERGQLGASERLGDRGAAYREIVRPLLVIGFADDLMIPAYLGRELADIVPTARYVEVPDTGHYGYLEQPEAVNRVVLDFLAEPEESAVG
- a CDS encoding MbtH family protein produces the protein MAKNPFDDEDGTFYALINHEEQYSLWPTFKPVPGGWAIVYGEPDGRPRREVLDWIDQTWTDLRPKSLRDFIASHEVARAATGE
- the dapB gene encoding 4-hydroxy-tetrahydrodipicolinate reductase, which codes for MTKVAVLGAQGRMGRASVRAIEAASDMNVVAEIDVDDDLRETVDMKADVVLVFSPPGVAHEQVQWCIEQGIHVVVGTSGFDDDAVQKIRAALIERDEVNVFVVPNFSVGAVLLTQFAAKAAPLFESVEIIEMHHPDKVDAPSGTAQHTAELIARARAEAGSAPSPDATSRDPNGTRGGRIEGVNVHAVRVRGFMSSQEVLFGSEGEILRLRYDSVTRDSLMPGVLAALRAVQGLPGVTVGLEAVLSLG
- a CDS encoding (2,3-dihydroxybenzoyl)adenylate synthase — protein: MSIQPLTLDGVVPYPPKTVAEYLSNGYWHDQTLPELLFAAAERHPDKLAVIDRDTRLSYRQLTDEVLRLAAGLQHLGLGRGDRVVVHLPNTYEYIAFLFALWELGVIPVVAPIAHRRAEIEHFIEIAEARTYITVASDSGTDLAALAADLKGRWAHLDHTVILDRRGGGAEYDALLSKGSLEHVRRCSPQDVALLQMSGGTTGVPKLMPHTHHTYGYALRRSVGERGITERTVHLLVMPICHSMSTRSPGFLGAFSAGATIVIAPNGSPDVAFPLIEKHRANRVTLVPPILLAWLNSSLRGAYDLSSMRVVMCGGAKLSEEVARRVEPELGMELSQSFGMGEGLVVSNPPDIDRETRVRYQGRPASEADEIRVIDDEGNDVAPGVPGHLLTRGPSVIRGYYRNPEQNALAFTSDGFYRTGDIVERDERGFIRVVGRSKDQINRGGEKIAPEELENAFLAHSGVHNASVIGVDDEVLGERIKAYLIPRSPEHVADLTLGKLRQFLQERGLATFKLPDFVEVVDEFPYTAVGKVSKRLQRERKQARVERQRPT